In Planctomicrobium piriforme, a single genomic region encodes these proteins:
- a CDS encoding Gfo/Idh/MocA family protein, with product MLSRRRFLKTAAASTLCLTAAPAILRAKNLNSRLQIAGIGCDGKGWSDIQEMSTHGMTDLVAFCDVDLARTEMVHSLSPSAPIFQDYRELFAKQGDKIDAVTISTPDHMHAIIAIEAMQRGKHVYCQKPLTHSVREARQLSNLATKSGVITRMGNQIHSHAVYRNAAKALQTGMIGKVKQVQSWCQSTGHGKSGFIDRPKTNAPIPKSLNWDLWLGVAPERPYGLQDVYHPFGWRDWQDFGNGALGDFGCHILDPVYTGLKITAAPISISAKSTGMNDEVWPAQMTVHYVLPGNDFTTDGNLEITWMDGGLRPSLQGTHIPPGTALPSSGSLVIGETGTLVIPHYAPHVLYPSPDAKANVEKFVAEPSLNHYHGWVDGCLSGQQPSDGFDYGGRLTEAVLLGNIAVRFPGQKLEWNADQLKVTNLEAANKWLSRDYRSGWKLPETV from the coding sequence ATGCTTTCACGTCGACGTTTTCTGAAGACCGCTGCCGCCAGCACGCTCTGCCTCACCGCGGCCCCCGCCATTCTCCGCGCGAAGAACCTCAACTCGCGACTGCAGATCGCCGGCATTGGCTGCGATGGCAAGGGGTGGTCTGACATTCAAGAAATGTCCACGCATGGCATGACTGACCTCGTCGCGTTCTGCGACGTCGATCTCGCCCGGACTGAGATGGTTCACAGTCTGAGTCCCAGCGCCCCGATCTTTCAGGACTACCGCGAACTGTTCGCCAAACAGGGGGACAAGATCGATGCCGTCACCATTTCCACTCCCGATCACATGCACGCGATCATCGCCATCGAAGCCATGCAACGGGGGAAGCACGTCTACTGCCAGAAGCCGCTGACCCACAGCGTTCGCGAGGCCCGACAGCTCTCCAATCTCGCAACCAAGTCCGGCGTCATTACCCGAATGGGGAATCAGATTCACTCTCACGCCGTCTATCGCAACGCCGCCAAGGCGCTCCAGACCGGCATGATCGGCAAAGTGAAACAGGTGCAGTCCTGGTGCCAGTCCACAGGTCACGGCAAGTCCGGTTTCATTGATCGCCCCAAGACGAACGCTCCCATTCCCAAGTCGCTCAACTGGGATCTGTGGCTCGGAGTCGCCCCGGAACGGCCTTACGGGCTGCAGGATGTTTACCATCCGTTCGGCTGGCGCGACTGGCAGGATTTCGGCAACGGCGCCCTCGGCGACTTCGGCTGCCACATCCTCGACCCGGTCTACACCGGTCTGAAGATCACGGCCGCTCCCATATCGATCAGCGCCAAATCCACCGGCATGAACGACGAAGTCTGGCCGGCCCAGATGACCGTCCATTACGTCCTCCCTGGCAACGACTTCACGACCGACGGCAACCTGGAGATCACCTGGATGGACGGCGGGCTGCGGCCCAGCCTGCAGGGAACTCACATTCCCCCTGGCACGGCACTGCCTTCGAGCGGCTCGCTGGTGATCGGCGAGACCGGCACCCTGGTCATTCCTCACTACGCCCCGCACGTCCTCTACCCCTCGCCTGATGCCAAGGCGAATGTGGAGAAGTTCGTCGCCGAGCCGAGCCTGAATCACTATCACGGCTGGGTCGACGGCTGTCTCAGCGGGCAACAGCCCAGCGACGGCTTCGATTACGGCGGTCGCCTGACGGAAGCAGTACTGCTCGGCAACATCGCCGTCCGCTTTCCCGGTCAGAAGCTGGAATGGAACGCCGACCAGCTCAAGGTCACCAACCTCGAAGCCGCCAACAAATGGCTCTCCCGCGACTACCGCAGCGGCTGGAAGCTGCCGGAAACGGTGTGA
- a CDS encoding glycosyl hydrolase family 18 protein has protein sequence MTKSLSRVFAAISLCFLIPAFVLAVEPKPPFRIVGYLPEYRFSRFDAAYATGLTDLILFAAQPTPDGDIDLGKLKDAPWAMLKDFKTRYHVRLILCMGGWGQSDHFAEAVLSDKARAKLVKNAVDLLLSHRLDGLDLDWEHPKNEAESAGYARLLIELKKAFTPHGLTLSVTIAPWQQIPSEGYAAADWVQLMSYDYGQKHSTLEQAKKDIQTFLDRGVPPEKIVLGMPFYGRDVKDRDKSITYQEVQRRHHPPEQVDEVAGYFFNGPVTIRKKTRAALDAHLGGVMVWEIGQDTLSETSLLKAIRAEIEK, from the coding sequence ATGACGAAATCGTTGTCACGCGTGTTCGCGGCGATCTCTCTTTGTTTTTTGATCCCCGCGTTCGTGCTGGCAGTTGAGCCGAAGCCTCCGTTTCGAATTGTGGGCTATCTGCCCGAGTACCGTTTCAGCAGGTTCGATGCGGCCTACGCGACTGGGCTGACCGATCTGATTCTGTTTGCGGCCCAGCCGACGCCGGACGGCGACATCGATCTGGGCAAGCTCAAAGACGCCCCCTGGGCGATGCTCAAGGACTTCAAAACCCGGTACCATGTGCGGTTGATTCTCTGCATGGGGGGCTGGGGACAGTCGGACCATTTCGCCGAGGCGGTGCTCTCCGACAAAGCCCGCGCGAAATTGGTCAAGAATGCGGTCGATCTGCTGCTTTCACACCGTCTCGACGGCCTCGATCTGGATTGGGAGCATCCGAAAAATGAGGCGGAGTCGGCCGGCTATGCCCGACTGCTGATCGAGTTGAAGAAGGCCTTCACCCCGCACGGACTGACGTTGTCGGTGACGATTGCCCCCTGGCAGCAGATTCCGTCAGAAGGGTATGCCGCCGCTGACTGGGTGCAGTTGATGTCCTATGACTACGGGCAAAAGCACTCGACGCTGGAACAGGCGAAGAAAGACATCCAGACATTCCTTGATCGGGGAGTTCCGCCTGAAAAAATCGTCCTGGGGATGCCCTTCTACGGACGGGACGTCAAAGATCGCGATAAGTCGATCACCTATCAGGAAGTGCAGCGCCGCCATCATCCGCCTGAGCAGGTCGACGAAGTGGCAGGCTATTTCTTCAACGGCCCGGTGACGATTCGCAAAAAGACGCGGGCGGCTCTGGATGCCCACCTGGGCGGGGTCATGGTCTGGGAAATCGGCCAGGACACCCTGAGCGAAACTTCGTTGTTGAAAGCAATTCGCGCCGAGATTGAGAAGTAG
- a CDS encoding mannose-1-phosphate guanylyltransferase, whose translation MLHAVIMAGGLGTRFWPLSRRASPKQFLTLQGERSLIQSAFDLAAPLMPAEQCWVVTGGQFVELTHEHLPSMPVAQILQEPCGRNTAPCIGLAALQIAARDPEATLLVMPADHVIAPAERFANDVQAAVDLIDADPERLVLFGKPPTFPATGFGYIHRGEPLAPGAYTVAGFREKPDRDTAESYLRSGEFFWNCGIFVWRASRILELLRTCEPELGRQLDELARYVGKPEWDAALNDIFPRMKSISIDYAVLERAPKIAVVEVTFDWDDVGSWEALARLLPGDSDGNVSVGPFVGLDTSGCIVRSTSEHLIATVGIENCVIVHTPHATLISRRDDEQGMRRLMALLTEQGRAADL comes from the coding sequence ATGCTGCACGCAGTCATTATGGCGGGGGGACTCGGGACGCGGTTCTGGCCATTGTCGCGCCGCGCGTCTCCCAAGCAGTTTTTGACGCTCCAGGGCGAACGCTCGCTGATTCAGTCGGCGTTCGATCTGGCCGCGCCGCTGATGCCGGCTGAGCAATGCTGGGTGGTCACCGGCGGACAGTTTGTCGAGCTGACGCACGAACACTTGCCGTCGATGCCTGTTGCACAAATTTTGCAGGAACCGTGCGGTCGGAATACTGCTCCTTGTATCGGGCTGGCCGCACTGCAGATTGCAGCCCGCGATCCCGAGGCGACATTGCTGGTGATGCCGGCCGATCATGTGATCGCCCCTGCCGAGCGCTTTGCCAATGACGTTCAGGCGGCCGTCGATCTGATTGACGCCGACCCCGAGCGGCTGGTGCTGTTTGGCAAGCCGCCGACATTTCCTGCGACTGGGTTCGGTTACATCCATCGCGGCGAACCGCTCGCGCCGGGCGCCTATACAGTCGCCGGGTTCCGCGAAAAACCGGACCGCGACACCGCCGAGAGCTATCTGCGATCCGGCGAGTTCTTCTGGAACTGCGGCATCTTCGTCTGGCGGGCGAGCCGGATTCTCGAACTGCTCAGAACCTGCGAGCCGGAACTGGGCCGACAGCTTGACGAACTCGCGAGATACGTCGGCAAGCCGGAATGGGACGCCGCCCTCAACGACATTTTTCCACGGATGAAGTCGATCTCAATCGACTATGCGGTACTGGAACGGGCTCCGAAGATTGCGGTCGTGGAAGTCACATTCGACTGGGACGACGTCGGGAGTTGGGAAGCCCTGGCGCGGTTGCTCCCAGGCGACTCGGACGGGAACGTATCCGTCGGTCCGTTCGTCGGACTCGACACGTCCGGATGCATTGTCCGCAGCACCAGCGAGCATCTGATTGCAACGGTCGGTATCGAGAACTGCGTGATTGTGCATACGCCCCATGCGACGCTGATCTCCCGTCGCGATGACGAACAGGGGATGCGTCGCCTGATGGCGCTGCTGACTGAACAGGGCCGTGCGGCGGATCTGTAA
- a CDS encoding zinc-dependent metalloprotease family protein has protein sequence MKQTSNWLVRRFSQLLVTSRPSARRNRQKFSASLELFEARVLLSSTTAATAESLLQIDPIPLKQGSESTTALDTAAAGVSYYPLTSIPVLNSLPGAAVSIYLDFDGHFEADWGGGYTNLTTPVFSIDADQTTFTDAELAVMNSVWARVAEDYAPFKINVTTVQPASFADGVSVRVAIGGQYTDWLGSSAGGVAFLGSFTDSNYVNTCYVFSTSQGNDIIGIAEAASHEAGHTFGLEHQSLYDSAGRKLQEYNPGDEDWAPIMGVGYYSIRTTWYDGPNSESSTTLQNDLNVIAGLDSRYPNKIGFRNDDVGNFYANASTLTASGSALTGSGIISSLSDVDVFKFGANAGLASFTISPAAEGANLLIHAELRSSTGVLLASAQATPGSQILTLSQTLAEGSYQLVISTNDGYGSLGQYTIQGTASASRATFSGATITSTYIANYPPVYVFKSTTINWGTYGVVGGVLTVRMSNAESTDRLTVQPGGDITIFGTSVRYKGVTIGTISGGTASGALSVKFNTKATQQSALAVLRAVVYWSTSLAPTAGDRYFSLDLLDEGKVSAATASKIVKVSNKPSLQAISTTNTYAAGTAPLLFASNAVVADGNGNFAKSQLKVSIADGQAADRLTIVPNANVTLAGDTVKYQGTVIGTFTGGTGFSQLVVNFNASATQPGIQAVLRRIGFSNESVSPSLTTRSVSFTLKDGKNVSSTPVIAAVAISNIPTITNFGSNVAYSLGGTPSLLSTTATVAGGSTFQNISLTIALSIGVTGDNLSVRTGANISIAGGNLSFQGTVVASITGGLDGNPLVLTFNASAERWIVQSVLRQVIFSSTSLNTSVRGVSFQFSDATSATSDAALKSILFV, from the coding sequence ATGAAACAGACTTCCAACTGGCTGGTCCGCCGCTTCTCGCAACTGCTCGTCACCTCTCGACCGAGCGCCCGTCGCAACCGGCAGAAGTTCTCAGCGTCACTTGAGCTTTTTGAAGCCCGTGTTCTGCTCTCCAGCACGACCGCAGCGACGGCAGAAAGCTTGTTGCAGATCGACCCGATTCCACTGAAACAGGGTTCCGAATCTACAACCGCGCTCGATACAGCCGCCGCGGGCGTTTCGTATTATCCGCTGACTTCGATTCCGGTGCTGAACAGCCTGCCCGGCGCCGCTGTTTCAATCTACCTCGACTTCGACGGGCACTTCGAAGCCGACTGGGGCGGGGGCTACACGAACCTGACCACTCCAGTCTTCTCGATCGATGCGGACCAGACGACCTTTACCGACGCCGAACTGGCGGTGATGAATTCCGTCTGGGCTCGGGTGGCGGAAGATTACGCACCGTTCAAAATCAACGTCACGACGGTTCAGCCAGCCAGCTTTGCTGACGGCGTGTCGGTGCGAGTTGCCATTGGCGGTCAATACACGGATTGGCTCGGCTCTTCGGCGGGCGGGGTCGCCTTCCTGGGTAGTTTTACCGACAGCAACTATGTGAATACGTGCTATGTGTTCTCGACAAGCCAGGGGAACGACATTATCGGCATCGCCGAGGCCGCTTCACACGAAGCCGGACACACCTTTGGCCTCGAACACCAGAGCTTGTACGATTCGGCCGGCAGAAAACTGCAAGAATACAATCCCGGCGATGAGGACTGGGCGCCCATCATGGGGGTCGGTTACTACTCGATCCGGACGACCTGGTACGACGGTCCCAATAGCGAGTCGTCGACCACGCTGCAGAACGATTTGAATGTGATTGCAGGTCTCGATTCGCGGTATCCAAACAAAATCGGTTTCCGCAATGACGATGTCGGCAACTTTTACGCCAACGCATCGACCTTGACGGCCTCTGGCTCGGCTCTGACCGGGTCAGGCATCATCAGCTCACTGTCCGACGTGGACGTGTTCAAATTCGGGGCAAATGCCGGGCTGGCGAGCTTCACGATCAGCCCCGCCGCGGAAGGCGCCAACCTGCTGATTCACGCCGAACTCCGTTCGAGTACAGGAGTGCTGCTGGCCTCAGCCCAGGCCACGCCGGGATCTCAGATCCTGACTCTCAGCCAAACCCTGGCGGAGGGGAGCTATCAGCTCGTGATCAGCACCAATGACGGTTATGGATCGCTGGGCCAGTACACGATCCAGGGAACCGCGTCGGCCTCTCGGGCGACGTTCAGCGGAGCGACGATTACCAGCACTTACATCGCCAATTACCCACCGGTCTACGTGTTTAAGAGCACGACGATCAACTGGGGCACCTATGGCGTGGTCGGCGGCGTGCTGACTGTGAGAATGTCGAACGCCGAATCGACCGACCGGCTGACCGTTCAGCCTGGCGGGGATATCACCATCTTCGGAACTTCGGTGCGATATAAAGGCGTGACGATCGGGACCATCTCGGGAGGCACCGCCAGCGGCGCCCTGTCCGTGAAGTTCAATACCAAAGCAACGCAGCAGTCTGCACTGGCCGTGCTGCGGGCCGTCGTCTACTGGAGCACTTCGCTCGCCCCGACCGCAGGCGACCGTTACTTCTCCCTGGACCTGCTGGACGAAGGCAAAGTCTCAGCCGCCACGGCCTCTAAAATCGTCAAGGTGAGCAACAAGCCGTCGCTGCAGGCGATTTCGACGACGAATACCTACGCCGCAGGGACTGCGCCGCTGCTGTTCGCTTCTAATGCTGTCGTCGCCGACGGCAACGGCAATTTCGCGAAGAGCCAGCTCAAGGTCAGCATTGCGGACGGCCAGGCGGCCGACCGCTTGACCATTGTTCCGAATGCGAACGTCACCCTGGCAGGTGATACGGTCAAATATCAGGGAACCGTCATCGGCACGTTTACCGGCGGAACCGGGTTCTCCCAACTGGTCGTGAACTTCAATGCCTCGGCCACACAGCCGGGCATTCAGGCCGTGCTGCGACGCATTGGCTTCTCGAATGAGTCGGTCTCTCCGTCGCTCACGACTCGGTCCGTCTCCTTCACCTTGAAGGACGGTAAGAATGTGTCGAGCACGCCGGTGATCGCTGCGGTGGCGATCTCCAACATCCCGACGATCACCAATTTCGGCAGCAACGTTGCCTACTCGCTGGGCGGAACACCTTCGCTCCTCTCAACCACAGCGACAGTGGCCGGCGGCTCGACGTTCCAGAACATCTCGCTGACGATCGCGCTTTCGATCGGCGTGACGGGCGACAACCTGAGCGTTCGCACCGGGGCGAACATCAGCATTGCGGGCGGTAATCTCTCGTTCCAGGGAACCGTGGTTGCTTCCATCACGGGCGGCCTCGACGGTAACCCGCTGGTGCTGACGTTCAACGCCTCCGCCGAACGCTGGATCGTCCAGTCGGTGCTGCGACAGGTGATCTTCTCCAGCACTTCGCTGAACACGAGCGTGCGGGGGGTCTCCTTCCAGTTCTCCGACGCCACGTCTGCCACCAGCGACGCAGCTCTGAAGTCGATCCTGTTCGTTTAG